Proteins from a single region of Deinococcus aquaedulcis:
- the ftsA gene encoding cell division protein FtsA, which translates to MKDNTIIVGLDIGTTKITTVIGEVADGGSVDIIGEGTVPSEGMKRGSVVNLERATHAIKQSVQAAERVSGVKVESVYVSVAGNHAKAITSHGLAAIRRHQEIAQPDVDRAIENARAVPLDPNLEIIHTLPQEYVVDGQEGIKNPVGMHGVRLEVDVHIVAGTAGPLLNLRRCVQEAGLRVEGFALHALASGLATLEAAEQAQTVVVVDMGGGTTDVAVFKRGNLAHSACIPLGGEHVTADLAQILKIPMEEAENVKRRYGAALPELADPDLTLEITTASGSTHAITAFELSRIIKPRLAEIFGLIRDEIDHTLGPVELVAQGVILTGGAALLRGTPELARDRFRLPVRVGRPRGIGGLTDIVSGPGHAGSVGLVLYGIGEDGKVPHLVYGDMAQTQPAPLNVPEVPPVVPAAPTAPATPITQEKKTGPSLADRVRGWFKDWM; encoded by the coding sequence ATGAAAGACAACACCATCATTGTGGGCCTGGACATCGGCACCACAAAAATCACGACCGTCATCGGCGAAGTGGCCGACGGCGGCAGTGTGGACATTATCGGTGAAGGCACGGTGCCCAGCGAGGGCATGAAGCGCGGCTCGGTGGTCAATCTGGAGCGGGCCACCCACGCCATCAAACAGTCGGTGCAGGCCGCCGAGCGGGTCAGCGGCGTGAAGGTGGAAAGCGTGTACGTCTCGGTGGCGGGCAACCACGCCAAGGCGATCACCAGCCACGGTCTTGCGGCCATCCGCCGGCACCAGGAAATCGCCCAGCCGGATGTGGACCGCGCCATTGAAAACGCGCGCGCCGTGCCGCTGGACCCCAACCTGGAAATTATTCACACGTTGCCCCAGGAATACGTGGTGGACGGCCAGGAAGGCATTAAGAACCCGGTCGGCATGCACGGGGTCCGCCTGGAAGTGGACGTGCATATCGTGGCGGGCACCGCCGGGCCGCTGCTGAACCTGCGCCGCTGCGTGCAGGAAGCGGGGCTGCGGGTGGAAGGCTTTGCGCTGCACGCCCTGGCCAGCGGGCTGGCCACCCTGGAAGCCGCCGAGCAGGCCCAGACTGTCGTGGTGGTGGACATGGGCGGCGGTACCACTGACGTGGCCGTGTTCAAGCGCGGCAATCTGGCCCACTCGGCCTGCATTCCGCTGGGCGGCGAGCATGTCACGGCCGACCTCGCGCAGATTCTCAAGATCCCCATGGAGGAGGCCGAGAACGTCAAGCGGCGCTACGGCGCGGCCCTGCCGGAACTGGCCGACCCTGACCTGACGCTGGAAATCACCACCGCCTCGGGCAGCACCCACGCCATCACAGCCTTCGAACTCTCGCGGATCATCAAGCCGCGCCTCGCCGAGATTTTCGGCCTGATCCGCGACGAGATTGACCACACCCTGGGCCCGGTGGAACTGGTGGCCCAGGGCGTGATCCTGACCGGCGGCGCGGCGTTGCTGCGCGGCACACCCGAACTGGCCCGCGACCGCTTTCGCCTGCCGGTGCGGGTGGGCCGCCCACGCGGCATTGGCGGCCTGACCGATATTGTCAGTGGCCCCGGCCACGCGGGCAGCGTGGGGCTGGTGCTGTACGGCATTGGCGAGGACGGCAAGGTGCCGCATCTGGTGTACGGCGACATGGCCCAGACCCAGCCGGCGCCCCTCAATGTTCCCGAAGTGCCGCCCGTGGTGCCGGCTGCGCCCACCGCGCCGGCCACGCCGATCACCCAGGAGAAAAAGACCGGGCCCAGCCTGGCCGACCGCGTGCGCGGCTGGTTCAAGGACTGGATGTGA
- a CDS encoding cell division protein FtsQ/DivIB translates to MRPEPRRNRRVGPEPTASAPTPDPALEAEPLAPEPVYPTVRPRHRVRRRVLALAMCLLVLGGAVGAWYALPIRTVTVSGNAHLSAQEVKALAGLSPDFGWLYYGAWRARGLLDSPWVASAVVTRTFPDRVQVQLTERQPRARWRQPGGKIVAVAADATVLPGARKTESLPLIEGWGPNRVNEVLGLLDALARYNVQSVAYTPTGLTLKVANRRVWTGDVQALLKYAGSISMYPNSEISIYPWGVSVQE, encoded by the coding sequence TTGAGACCCGAGCCCAGGCGCAACCGCCGCGTGGGCCCCGAACCCACCGCGTCTGCTCCCACCCCCGACCCAGCCCTGGAGGCCGAGCCCCTGGCGCCCGAACCCGTTTACCCCACTGTTCGGCCCCGGCACCGGGTGCGCCGCCGCGTCCTCGCGCTGGCCATGTGCCTGCTGGTCCTGGGCGGGGCGGTGGGCGCGTGGTACGCGCTGCCCATCCGCACCGTCACCGTGAGCGGCAACGCGCACCTGTCGGCTCAGGAGGTCAAGGCACTGGCTGGCCTCTCCCCGGACTTCGGCTGGCTGTACTACGGCGCGTGGCGGGCCCGGGGCCTGCTGGACAGTCCCTGGGTGGCCTCGGCCGTCGTGACCCGCACCTTCCCCGACCGCGTGCAGGTGCAGCTCACCGAGCGCCAGCCGCGCGCCCGCTGGCGCCAACCGGGCGGCAAGATTGTGGCCGTGGCTGCAGACGCCACCGTCTTGCCGGGCGCCCGCAAGACCGAAAGCCTGCCCCTCATTGAGGGCTGGGGCCCCAACCGCGTGAACGAGGTGCTGGGACTGCTGGACGCCCTGGCCCGTTACAATGTGCAGTCGGTTGCTTATACACCCACGGGCCTGACGCTGAAAGTGGCGAACAGGCGCGTGTGGACCGGCGACGTGCAGGCCTTACTGAAGTATGCTGGGAGCATCAGCATGTATCCGAACAGCGAGATTTCGATTTACCCCTGGGGGGTGAGCGTCCAGGAATGA
- a CDS encoding UDP-N-acetylmuramate dehydrogenase, whose amino-acid sequence MTATVSRTGARVERLPLSRFTTLGVGGEAEVWFVESHEALREAMERPYRVLGGGSNLVVSDAGVPERVIRLSGPLAERDLTPDPILSTPERVVTGWVGGGVPLPGLVRQLQKLGLSGLEGTVGIPAQVGGAVWMNAGTRYGEMFDGLHTLEIVTPEGTRQVTPADLPWGYRQSGIPRNHVVTRVRLALTVSTPEAVLAKMDFADQARKGQPKMKTPGCAFKNPGGVSAGKLIDEAGLKGTRVGGALIAPEHANFIVNLGGATAADVHALLDIIRARVGVPLELEYELWPGQDTP is encoded by the coding sequence GTGACCGCGACGGTCAGCCGTACCGGCGCCCGGGTGGAACGGCTGCCCCTGTCGCGCTTTACCACCCTGGGCGTGGGTGGCGAGGCCGAGGTGTGGTTCGTGGAGTCGCACGAGGCTCTGCGGGAAGCGATGGAGCGCCCCTACCGCGTGCTGGGCGGCGGCAGCAACCTCGTGGTGTCGGATGCGGGGGTGCCCGAACGGGTGATTCGCCTCTCTGGCCCACTGGCCGAGCGTGACCTGACCCCGGACCCCATCCTCAGCACCCCCGAACGCGTGGTCACCGGCTGGGTGGGCGGCGGCGTGCCCCTGCCCGGGTTGGTGCGGCAGTTGCAGAAACTGGGCCTGAGCGGGCTGGAAGGCACCGTGGGCATTCCCGCGCAGGTGGGCGGCGCGGTGTGGATGAACGCAGGCACCCGCTACGGCGAGATGTTCGACGGCCTGCACACCCTGGAGATCGTGACGCCCGAAGGCACGCGGCAGGTTACCCCCGCCGACCTGCCCTGGGGCTACCGCCAGAGCGGCATTCCCCGCAACCATGTAGTCACGCGCGTGCGTCTGGCCCTGACCGTGAGCACCCCCGAAGCCGTGCTGGCCAAGATGGATTTTGCTGACCAGGCCCGGAAGGGGCAACCCAAGATGAAAACGCCGGGCTGCGCCTTTAAAAACCCTGGCGGCGTGAGCGCGGGCAAGCTGATTGATGAGGCGGGCCTGAAAGGCACCCGGGTGGGCGGCGCCCTTATTGCCCCCGAGCACGCCAACTTCATCGTGAACCTGGGGGGCGCCACAGCCGCCGATGTGCACGCGCTGCTGGACATCATCCGGGCGCGGGTGGGCGTGCCGCTGGAACTGGAATACGAATTGTGGCCGGGGCAGGACACGCCTTGA